In one window of Limnothrix sp. FACHB-406 DNA:
- a CDS encoding GDYXXLXY domain-containing protein, which produces MTQDLISPIAPDSPPPKAAGWRFWIPMLLQLGLAIGVPAQSAMTYYWGRAVVLQTRPVDPYDWMRGYSQTLSYDISQVSVLEKLPGWETIATDRDQKQKPRLPYERREFYLILQQPTNTATEDPNQLPDRPKPWQPVAIRPDRPGQLPVNQVALRGEIMAAMPRYNLETYYMDESKRDQINDQINGVNRMNWARPRTNRPLPFVVEIRVGADGQAVAHSLWIEQDRYQF; this is translated from the coding sequence ATGACCCAAGACCTGATTTCCCCGATCGCCCCAGATAGCCCCCCTCCGAAGGCGGCCGGCTGGCGATTTTGGATCCCGATGTTGTTGCAGTTGGGCCTGGCGATCGGGGTTCCAGCTCAATCGGCCATGACCTACTACTGGGGGCGAGCTGTGGTGTTGCAAACCCGCCCGGTGGATCCCTACGACTGGATGCGGGGCTATTCCCAAACCCTCAGCTATGACATTAGCCAGGTGAGCGTTTTGGAAAAGCTGCCCGGCTGGGAAACCATCGCCACCGATCGAGATCAAAAACAAAAACCGCGCTTACCCTATGAACGGCGGGAGTTTTACCTGATTTTGCAACAACCGACCAACACCGCCACCGAAGACCCCAATCAACTGCCCGATCGGCCCAAGCCCTGGCAACCGGTCGCCATTCGTCCCGATCGCCCGGGCCAACTGCCCGTCAACCAAGTGGCCCTGCGGGGTGAAATCATGGCCGCCATGCCCCGCTACAACCTGGAAACCTATTACATGGACGAATCCAAGCGAGATCAAATCAATGACCAAATCAATGGCGTGAACCGCATGAATTGGGCACGTCCTCGCACGAATCGCCCCTTACCGTTTGTGGTGGAAATTCGCGTGGGTGCTGATGGGCAGGCCGTGGCCCACAGCCTTTGGATTGAGCAGGATCGCTATCAGTTCTAA